In Hymenobacter volaticus, the genomic window TGGCGTCTTTCTCCCTAAACAAGGCTACTTGGCCCGGAGCGTGGCCTGGCACGTGGTGCCAGCGCCAATCGGGTAGGAAAGGCACGGTATCGGAGTCGGTAGGCAGGGCCTGTACTACGCTGGTGAGCTGAAACGACTGCGGTGGGAAGAACCGCGCCACGAAAGCCAACGAACCCCCATTTTCCACGGTAGGGTCCGCCGGTGGATACACAGCCCGGGCCGTAAGGAAAGGCAACTCCAACGGGTGCGCAAGCACCGGTACCTTCCAGTGTTCAGCTAACGCCAGCGCCGAGCCGGAGTGGTCCATGTGGCCGTGGGTTAAGATGATGGCTTTGGGGCGGGTGCCCGAGTGAAATTGAGCGTCGGCGGCCGCAATAATGGCTTTTTCGGAACCAGGTAAACCGGTGTCCACCAGTACCCATTCGCCGGG contains:
- a CDS encoding MBL fold metallo-hydrolase — its product is MKQVAAGVYQLTIQRFVNLYFVEAGTPGEWVLVDTGLPGSEKAIIAAADAQFHSGTRPKAIILTHGHMDHSGSALALAEHWKVPVLAHPLELPFLTARAVYPPADPTVENGGSLAFVARFFPPQSFQLTSVVQALPTDSDTVPFLPDWRWHHVPGHAPGQVALFREKDATLLGADAFATANHESVPSLLLQRPQVSVAGAPFNYNWQQVRESVQKLAGLRPVAIGCGHGPAIQGAEATDGLQKLANFFPMPTYGRYVNDPARLDENGVAYLPAAPTTLSLSA